A region from the Antennarius striatus isolate MH-2024 chromosome 24, ASM4005453v1, whole genome shotgun sequence genome encodes:
- the zdbf2 gene encoding DBF4-type zinc finger-containing protein 2 isoform X1, with protein MSDSSDEDDQKKADSTNRMWAEPQPGPSRVKPSRQGYCGYCRVLYSNLDQHLSSLRHLDCVQTSSRGSGSTSSAGSSRTQRPLLERFLQDVLRHHPHRYKDPRPSHADLPSVTTPPSPRQQLDDAHLSNEDASSLGTRDHLSGSDHAPCQPANREDDDKHSQAGGGATRSQAPPLNAEPLPPIHRKAHRKTNRRKTNSSSSSPPPRDGTAPGPRSGPRLGPDPDPQVPSPRAPPQLLPWLTWEKERREAHKEGAFPSDLLKETIEEVIQMCCHGDTPSPCQQEGSESSHFSIPVSMETQSDDWDSPVQVRAAVGRRGPFCVLTGGVVSPQGVLRQTAVPGDRTEEAELSRLMDAQVELEDQVYSQQLHDTLQKERRPGGGVAPPTHAHVPGPFNGKSWAQIRLEDEERVERLVRQFRQEAFVCYFDSESLARYGRRSRSKKRCGQDEGAEPDTGILPLLDCNDEDSRTFKRRRRKGRGLRVASRCQVVKVSHSTQTVQLVIPAVHQPAPEATPLDIPAANQDVGERTPDVNTWRFLPPSYSNIITPVQPRTSLVYFLCSPSSPAHTATPGSAFKRCRKKRRPLDLQGLKVKYKQVPVRFYDPSSHRILKNPPKGYLLGRGSAPCPPPPCVRQLFRSLSPDLNTDRTMGEGVSGSSKVKGQRSVDTAFRFPLSALSRDTPTTDKQETARRRGGISQTPPPSIHRRSERESRRRTSRTPPSPPKRRVKAVAPPLQARREGLRRAGTVRKRPSSPDPPSLRRGRARRGRGCERTRR; from the exons atGACCAGAAGAAGGCGGATTCTACGAACAG gatgtgggcggagcctcagccGGGACCTTCCAGGGTCAAGCCCAGCCGACAGGGATACTGTGGATACTGCAGAGTCCTGTACAGCAACCTGGACCAG CACCTGTCCAGCCTCAGACACCTGGACTGCGTCCAGACTTCCTCCCGGGGCTCCGGCAGCACTTCCTCCGCCGGGAGCAGCCGAacccagcgccccctgctggagcgCTTCCTGCAGGACGTCCTGCGGCACCACCCCCACCGCTACAAGGACCCCAG GCCGTCCCACGCCGACCTCCCATCAGTGACCACACCCCCGTCGCCACGGCAACAGCTGGACGACGCCCACCTCTCCAACGAAGACGcctcctctctgggtacccgtGACCACCTGTCCGGCTCCGACCACGCCCCCTGTCAGCCTGCCAATCGGGAAGACGACGACAAGCACAGCcaggcaggaggcggagccacacGCTCACAAGCTCCGCCCTTGAATGCTgagcccctcccccccatccaCAGGAAGGCCCACAGGAAGACAAATAGGAGGAAAACCaactcctcctcatcctcaccgcCGCCACGTGACGGCACCGCCCCCGGCCCCCGGTCGGGCCCCCGCCTCGGACCGGACCCCGACCCCCAGGTCCCCAGCCCCCGGGCCCCCCCACAGCTGCTTCCCTGGCTGACctgggagaaggagaggagggaggctCACAAAGAGGGGGCGTTCCCTTCAGACCTCCTGAAGGAGACCATCGAGGAG GTGATTCAGatgtgttgccatggcgacacGCCCTCGCCCTGCCAGCAGGAGGGGTCAGAGAGCTCCCACTTCAGCATCCCCGTCTCCATGGAAACCCAGAGCGACGACTGGGACTCGCCGGTGCAGGTGAGAGCGGCGGTCGGACGGCGGGGGCCGTTTTGTGTTCTAACTGGGGGGGTTGTTTCTCCGCAGGGGGTTCTGAGACAGACGGCGGTCCCTGGGGACCGGacggaggaggcggagcttagcCGTCTGATGGACGCccaggtggagctggaggaccAAGTGTACTCGCAGCAGCTCCACGACACCCTCCAAAAGGAGCGCCGCCCTGGGGGCGgggtggccccgcccacccacgCACACGTCCCCGGACCCTTTAACGGGAAGAGCTGGGCCCAGATCCGGCTGGAGGACGAGGAGCGGGTGGAGAGACTGGTTCGCCAATTCAGACAGGAAGCGTTCGTCTGCTACTTCGACAGCGAGTCACTGGCCAG GTACGGGAGGAGGAGCCGGAGCAAGAAGAGGTGTGGTCAGGATGAAGGGGCAGAGCCAGACACCGGCATCCTGCCGTTACTGGACTGTAATGACGAGGATTCCAGGACTTTTAAGAGGAGGAGGCGaaaggggcggggcctcagaGTGGCGTCCAGGTGTCAG GTGGTCAAAGTGAGTCACAGCACCCAGACGGTCCAGTTGGTCATCCCAGCTGTCCATCAACCAGCTCCGGAAGCCACGCCCCTCGACAttccagcagccaatcaggacgtaGGAGAGAGGACTCCTGACGTCAACACGTGGCGCTTCCTCCCCCCGTCGTACTCCAACATTATCACGCCCGTCCAGCCACGCACCTCTCTGGTCTACTTCCTCTGCTCCCCttcaagccccgcccacacggcCACCCCAGGCTCCGCCTTCAAACGCTGCAGGAAAAAGAGACGCCCCCTGGATCTgcaggggttaaaggtcaaataCAAACAGGTTCCTGTCAGGTTCTATGACCCCAGCAGCCACCGCATCCTGAAGAACCCCCCTAAAGGGTACCTGCTGGGccgaggctccgccccctgcccGCCCCCGCCTTGCGTCCGTCAGCTGTTCCGGAGTCTCAGTCCAGACCTGAACACTGACAGGACGATGGGGGAGGGAGTTTCAGGATCCtctaaggtcaaaggtcagaggtcggtAGACACCGCCTTCAGGTTCCCACTGAGCGCGCTCAGTAGGGACACGCCCACgacagacaaacaggagacAGCCAGGAGGCGGGGCGGGATATCTCAAACCCCGCCCCCTTCAATTCACCGCAGATCGGAACGGGAGAGTCGCCGACGAACGAGCAGGACACCCCCCTCGCCCCCCAAGAGAAGAGTCAAGgctgtggccccgccccttcaGGCCAGAAGGGAGGGGCTGCGGCGCGCAGGAACCGTCAGGAAACGCCCCAGCTCTCCAGACCCCCCCTCGCTCCGACGCGGGAGGGcccggagggggcggggctgtgaGAGGACGCGAAGGTAA
- the zdbf2 gene encoding DBF4-type zinc finger-containing protein 2 isoform X2 yields the protein MSDSSDEDDQKKADSTNRMWAEPQPGPSRVKPSRQGYCGYCRVLYSNLDQHLSSLRHLDCVQTSSRGSGSTSSAGSSRTQRPLLERFLQDVLRHHPHRYKDPRPSHADLPSVTTPPSPRQQLDDAHLSNEDASSLGTRDHLSGSDHAPCQPANREDDDKHSQAGGGATRSQAPPLNAEPLPPIHRKAHRKTNRRKTNSSSSSPPPRDGTAPGPRSGPRLGPDPDPQVPSPRAPPQLLPWLTWEKERREAHKEGAFPSDLLKETIEEVIQMCCHGDTPSPCQQEGSESSHFSIPVSMETQSDDWDSPVQGVLRQTAVPGDRTEEAELSRLMDAQVELEDQVYSQQLHDTLQKERRPGGGVAPPTHAHVPGPFNGKSWAQIRLEDEERVERLVRQFRQEAFVCYFDSESLARYGRRSRSKKRCGQDEGAEPDTGILPLLDCNDEDSRTFKRRRRKGRGLRVASRCQVVKVSHSTQTVQLVIPAVHQPAPEATPLDIPAANQDVGERTPDVNTWRFLPPSYSNIITPVQPRTSLVYFLCSPSSPAHTATPGSAFKRCRKKRRPLDLQGLKVKYKQVPVRFYDPSSHRILKNPPKGYLLGRGSAPCPPPPCVRQLFRSLSPDLNTDRTMGEGVSGSSKVKGQRSVDTAFRFPLSALSRDTPTTDKQETARRRGGISQTPPPSIHRRSERESRRRTSRTPPSPPKRRVKAVAPPLQARREGLRRAGTVRKRPSSPDPPSLRRGRARRGRGCERTRR from the exons atGACCAGAAGAAGGCGGATTCTACGAACAG gatgtgggcggagcctcagccGGGACCTTCCAGGGTCAAGCCCAGCCGACAGGGATACTGTGGATACTGCAGAGTCCTGTACAGCAACCTGGACCAG CACCTGTCCAGCCTCAGACACCTGGACTGCGTCCAGACTTCCTCCCGGGGCTCCGGCAGCACTTCCTCCGCCGGGAGCAGCCGAacccagcgccccctgctggagcgCTTCCTGCAGGACGTCCTGCGGCACCACCCCCACCGCTACAAGGACCCCAG GCCGTCCCACGCCGACCTCCCATCAGTGACCACACCCCCGTCGCCACGGCAACAGCTGGACGACGCCCACCTCTCCAACGAAGACGcctcctctctgggtacccgtGACCACCTGTCCGGCTCCGACCACGCCCCCTGTCAGCCTGCCAATCGGGAAGACGACGACAAGCACAGCcaggcaggaggcggagccacacGCTCACAAGCTCCGCCCTTGAATGCTgagcccctcccccccatccaCAGGAAGGCCCACAGGAAGACAAATAGGAGGAAAACCaactcctcctcatcctcaccgcCGCCACGTGACGGCACCGCCCCCGGCCCCCGGTCGGGCCCCCGCCTCGGACCGGACCCCGACCCCCAGGTCCCCAGCCCCCGGGCCCCCCCACAGCTGCTTCCCTGGCTGACctgggagaaggagaggagggaggctCACAAAGAGGGGGCGTTCCCTTCAGACCTCCTGAAGGAGACCATCGAGGAG GTGATTCAGatgtgttgccatggcgacacGCCCTCGCCCTGCCAGCAGGAGGGGTCAGAGAGCTCCCACTTCAGCATCCCCGTCTCCATGGAAACCCAGAGCGACGACTGGGACTCGCCGGTGCAG GGGGTTCTGAGACAGACGGCGGTCCCTGGGGACCGGacggaggaggcggagcttagcCGTCTGATGGACGCccaggtggagctggaggaccAAGTGTACTCGCAGCAGCTCCACGACACCCTCCAAAAGGAGCGCCGCCCTGGGGGCGgggtggccccgcccacccacgCACACGTCCCCGGACCCTTTAACGGGAAGAGCTGGGCCCAGATCCGGCTGGAGGACGAGGAGCGGGTGGAGAGACTGGTTCGCCAATTCAGACAGGAAGCGTTCGTCTGCTACTTCGACAGCGAGTCACTGGCCAG GTACGGGAGGAGGAGCCGGAGCAAGAAGAGGTGTGGTCAGGATGAAGGGGCAGAGCCAGACACCGGCATCCTGCCGTTACTGGACTGTAATGACGAGGATTCCAGGACTTTTAAGAGGAGGAGGCGaaaggggcggggcctcagaGTGGCGTCCAGGTGTCAG GTGGTCAAAGTGAGTCACAGCACCCAGACGGTCCAGTTGGTCATCCCAGCTGTCCATCAACCAGCTCCGGAAGCCACGCCCCTCGACAttccagcagccaatcaggacgtaGGAGAGAGGACTCCTGACGTCAACACGTGGCGCTTCCTCCCCCCGTCGTACTCCAACATTATCACGCCCGTCCAGCCACGCACCTCTCTGGTCTACTTCCTCTGCTCCCCttcaagccccgcccacacggcCACCCCAGGCTCCGCCTTCAAACGCTGCAGGAAAAAGAGACGCCCCCTGGATCTgcaggggttaaaggtcaaataCAAACAGGTTCCTGTCAGGTTCTATGACCCCAGCAGCCACCGCATCCTGAAGAACCCCCCTAAAGGGTACCTGCTGGGccgaggctccgccccctgcccGCCCCCGCCTTGCGTCCGTCAGCTGTTCCGGAGTCTCAGTCCAGACCTGAACACTGACAGGACGATGGGGGAGGGAGTTTCAGGATCCtctaaggtcaaaggtcagaggtcggtAGACACCGCCTTCAGGTTCCCACTGAGCGCGCTCAGTAGGGACACGCCCACgacagacaaacaggagacAGCCAGGAGGCGGGGCGGGATATCTCAAACCCCGCCCCCTTCAATTCACCGCAGATCGGAACGGGAGAGTCGCCGACGAACGAGCAGGACACCCCCCTCGCCCCCCAAGAGAAGAGTCAAGgctgtggccccgccccttcaGGCCAGAAGGGAGGGGCTGCGGCGCGCAGGAACCGTCAGGAAACGCCCCAGCTCTCCAGACCCCCCCTCGCTCCGACGCGGGAGGGcccggagggggcggggctgtgaGAGGACGCGAAGGTAA
- the dytn gene encoding dystrotelin, whose translation MSCSCCFVADGAEAGAEVHPSICRATLKLVTLQRRCRMDTVSLQHIKVALRSLGRQEVELTRQEVTHALDRMFHAASQEVPRENGAVEETCSLMFGLYDRTQSGRLSADSFQTALIGLSAESLLVKYRALLGLAENGSGLVSRSGLRCLLDDLSQIPSAVKEEALFGGVEAAVTSCFTGVSTPMLGRQHVLSWLQSEPHLLLWLPTLYRLAISQKVTHNVRCHTCKTAPIAGLRYRCRKCLNVQVCQSCFLSGRESVRHRSRHPMMAFCTQPTWRESLSSLARSARRTLLPRRHTQREADMRAEEGGAYLSSPPPTDVTTPAVSAANQNPSSNRIVSHDASVQTPSLQVDSESQQVDQSLLTEVRNLQRDKWLLEEQLQVWKVTVQSEQGILGNRCSEMEVTMETLREDNLSLQTMLTKALNEMEAQRHAIERVQSETESNVTSSDSEGHEAGGGDDEEQLTCSEEEQPSPPIMHQVASHDTHCEDEDAGERFLHPVGRQDNTEGSGPQGTCLSKETEEWDCGSCSPDQLLQEAVERLKTEMEVDTWTKRETDDRRGAELLTAAAHVGESVHLLVDAMGDETRCFKGLEPALDWRPHRQ comes from the exons cctccatctgcaGGGCGACCTTGAAGCTGGTGACCCTCCAGAGGCGCTGCCGCA TGGACACGGTGTCCCTGCAACACATCAAAGTGGCCCTACGTTCCCTGGgacgacaggaagtggagctgaccagacaggaagtgactcacGCTCTGGACAGGATGTTCCACGCTGCTTCACAAGAGGTTCCACGAGAGAACGGCGCCGTCGAGGAGACTTGCAGTCTGATGTTTGGACTGTATGACCG GACTCAGTCTGGTCGCTTGTCAGCTGATTCTTTTCAaactgctctgattggtctgtcagCAGAGAGTCTGCTGGTCAAATACAGAg CTCTTCTTGGTCTAGCAGAGAACGGTTCTGGGTTGGTTAGCAGGTCTGGACTCAGGTGTTTGTTGGACGACCTCAGCCAG ATCCCGTCAGCAGTCAAGGAGGAGGCGCTGTTTGGTGGCGTGGAGGCCgccgtcacttcctgtttcactggg GTGTCGACCCCAATGTTGGGCAGacaacatgtgctgtcctggCTGCAGAGTGAGCCACatctgttgctatggttacccACCCTGTATCGTCTAGCCATCAGTCAGAAGGTCACACACAACGTACGCTGTCATACCTGCAAGACCGCCCCCATTGCCGGACTCAG GTATCgctgcaggaagtgtttgaatGTCCAGGTGTGTCagagctgcttcctgtcaggcAGAGAGTCGGTCAGACACCGGAGTCGACATCCAATGATGGCATTCTGCACACAG CCGACGTGGAGAGAGTCTCTGTCCTCGTTAGCGCGCAGCGCTCGCCGTACCCTGTTACCTCGGCGACACACTCAGAGAGAGGCTGACATGAGGGCTGAGGAGGGCGGGGCTTATCTGAGCAG CCCTCCCCCCACGGATGTGACAACACCAGCTGTTtcagcagccaatcaaaatCCGTCCTCTAACAGAATTGTGTCCCATGATGCCTCAGTGCAAACTCCTTCGCTACAGGTTGACAGCGAGTCCCAGCAG GTAGACCAGTCTCTCCTCACTGAAGTCAGAAACCTGCAGAGAGACAAATG GTTGTTGGAGGAGCAGCTGCAAGTCTGGAAGGTcactgtccaatcagagcagggCATCCTGGGGAACAGGTGTTCTGAGATGGaggttaccatggagacgcTGAGAGAAGACAACCTCAGCTTACAGACGATGCTCACAAAG GCCCTGAACGAGATGGAAGCTCAACGCCACGCAATCGAAAGGgtccaatcagagacagagagcaacgtgacatcatcagactCAGAGGGACATGAGGCGGGaggaggtgatgatgaggagcagcTCACCTGCAGTGAGGAAGAGCAGCCATCTCCTCCCATAATGCACCAGGTAGCATCACATGACACACAttgtgaagatgaagatgcagGGGAGAGGTTTCTCCATCCTGTGGGACGCCAAGATAACACGGAGGGGAGTGGCCCTCAGGGCACCTGTCTGTCTAAAGAGACAGAAGAATGGGATTGTGGGAGCTGTAGTCCAgatcagctgctgcaggaggctgTGGAGAGGCTGAAGACGGAGATGGAGGTGGACACATggacaaagagagagacag ATGACAggaggggggcggagcttctgaCAGCGGCGGCCCACGTGGGAGAGTCGGTTCACCTCCTGGTGGACGCTATGGGAGATGAGACGAGGTGCTTTAAGGGTTTGGAGCCGGCACTGGACTGGAGACCCCACCGCCAGTGA